A single genomic interval of Desulfonispora thiosulfatigenes DSM 11270 harbors:
- the lysS gene encoding lysine--tRNA ligase, producing the protein MAEQENLDLNQLVQVRHDKLKELREKNINPFGQKFEYTHHTQEILDNQEQLIENGEEVIIAGRLMAKRGHGKAGFANLQDLSGGIQLYVKLNNVGEEAHDLFKKADIGDILGIKGTIFITNKGETTVSVKEITMLTKSLRPLPEKFHGLKDVELRYRQRYVDLIMNPEVKQTFVLRSKIIRSIREFLDNEGFLEVETPTLHSIPGGASARPFITHHNALDIDLYMRIALELHLKRLIVGGMERVYEIGRVFRNEGISVRHNPEFTLLELYQAYADYKDMMRLTEEMVAHVAKQCIGTTTITYENHEINLAPPWNRITMVDAVKQYANVDFGQIKTDEEARNVAKEHKVNVPEDATKGSVLNEFFEEFVEEHLIQPTFILDYPIEVSPLAKRKEDDPNFTSRFEAFVVSRELANAFSELNDPIDQKGRFMSQVEQREKGDDEAHRMDEDFLRALEYGMPPTGGLGIGIDRLIMLLTNSSSIRDVLLFPTLKPREDI; encoded by the coding sequence ATGGCCGAACAAGAAAATTTAGACTTAAATCAATTAGTGCAGGTTCGTCATGATAAACTCAAAGAGCTTAGAGAAAAAAATATCAATCCTTTTGGCCAAAAATTTGAATACACACACCATACACAAGAAATATTAGATAATCAAGAACAGCTAATTGAAAATGGTGAAGAAGTTATAATTGCTGGTAGATTAATGGCAAAAAGAGGTCATGGTAAAGCAGGATTTGCTAATTTACAAGATTTAAGTGGTGGGATTCAATTATATGTTAAGTTAAATAATGTCGGGGAAGAAGCTCATGATTTATTTAAAAAAGCTGATATTGGTGATATTTTAGGGATTAAAGGAACTATTTTTATTACGAATAAAGGCGAGACTACAGTTTCAGTTAAGGAAATAACAATGCTAACTAAGTCATTAAGACCTTTACCAGAAAAGTTTCATGGCTTAAAAGATGTAGAACTAAGATATCGTCAAAGATATGTAGACTTAATTATGAATCCAGAAGTAAAACAAACCTTTGTTTTAAGAAGTAAGATAATTAGAAGTATACGTGAATTTTTAGATAATGAAGGATTTTTAGAAGTAGAAACTCCTACATTACATTCTATTCCTGGGGGAGCCTCAGCTAGACCATTTATAACTCATCACAATGCATTAGATATAGATTTATATATGCGCATAGCTTTAGAATTACATTTAAAACGTTTAATAGTAGGCGGAATGGAAAGAGTATATGAAATTGGACGTGTATTTCGTAATGAAGGCATTTCAGTTAGACATAACCCTGAATTTACTTTACTAGAATTATATCAAGCGTATGCTGACTACAAAGATATGATGCGTTTAACTGAAGAGATGGTAGCTCATGTAGCTAAACAGTGTATTGGAACGACAACTATTACTTATGAAAATCATGAAATCAATTTAGCCCCGCCTTGGAATAGAATAACCATGGTAGATGCTGTGAAGCAGTATGCTAATGTAGATTTTGGTCAAATAAAAACTGATGAAGAAGCCAGAAATGTAGCCAAAGAACATAAGGTTAATGTTCCCGAAGATGCTACTAAAGGCAGTGTATTAAATGAATTTTTTGAGGAATTTGTAGAAGAACATTTAATCCAGCCTACTTTCATCTTAGATTATCCAATTGAAGTTTCTCCATTAGCTAAACGTAAAGAAGATGATCCAAACTTTACTTCTCGTTTTGAAGCTTTTGTAGTTTCAAGAGAATTAGCCAATGCCTTCTCTGAGCTTAATGATCCAATTGATCAAAAGGGAAGATTTATGAGCCAAGTTGAACAAAGAGAAAAAGGTGATGATGAGGCTCACAGGATGGATGAAGATTTCTTAAGGGCTTTAGAATACGGAATGCCTCCAACAGGTGGTTTAGGAATAGGTATTGATAGGTTAATTATGCTTTTAACTAACTCTTCTTCCATAAGAGATGTTTTATTATTTCCAACCTTAAAACCAAGAGAAGATATATAA
- the greA gene encoding transcription elongation factor GreA: MTEKEVILTQEGFEKLENEVEHLKTVRRKEVAERLKQAIDFGDISENSEYDDAKHEQAFIEGRIIEIEKLLRSAKIIQNDDRQAGIVSVGSVVCLKDLEFDEELEYTIVGSAEANPLEDKISNESPVGSGLLGQSVGSVVEIEVPAGKIKLEILDVKN; this comes from the coding sequence ATGACTGAAAAAGAGGTTATATTAACCCAAGAAGGCTTTGAAAAACTAGAAAATGAAGTAGAACATTTAAAGACCGTTAGGAGAAAAGAAGTAGCAGAAAGACTAAAGCAAGCAATTGACTTTGGCGATATAAGCGAAAACTCCGAATATGATGATGCAAAGCATGAACAAGCCTTTATAGAAGGAAGAATAATTGAAATAGAAAAGCTGCTACGTTCGGCTAAAATTATACAAAATGATGATAGACAAGCTGGGATTGTGTCAGTAGGATCAGTAGTTTGCTTAAAAGACTTAGAATTTGATGAAGAATTAGAGTATACTATAGTTGGTTCAGCGGAAGCCAATCCTTTAGAAGATAAAATATCTAATGAATCTCCAGTAGGCAGCGGTTTATTAGGTCAATCAGTAGGCAGTGTTGTGGAGATTGAAGTACCAGCTGGAAAAATTAAACTTGAAATACTAGATGTGAAAAACTAG
- a CDS encoding quinate 5-dehydrogenase codes for MKRVVSVSLGSSSRNHQVETEILGQKFLIKRIGTDGNLELAIAKIQELDGKVDAFGMGGIDLHLFAGEKKYMLRDAKKLKDAAKQTPIVDGSGLKNTLERKTIEYLDNQLHINLSNKKVLLVCGVDRFGMAKSLEQFGAKVIYGDLIFGLGLPIPIKSLKNLESLAKIVIPLISQLPFEYLYPTGKQQERIINKFGEYYQDADIIAGDFLFIKKHLPLRLQDKIIVTNTVTINDIELLKLRGVSKLITTTPDFQGRSFGTNVLEAIFVALKETNHELSTEEYFKILNRVELNPRVIEFAKEKLA; via the coding sequence GTGAAACGTGTAGTAAGCGTTAGTTTAGGTTCTAGTAGTAGAAATCATCAAGTCGAAACGGAAATTTTAGGTCAAAAATTTTTAATTAAAAGAATAGGAACAGATGGAAATCTTGAACTGGCAATAGCAAAAATACAAGAATTAGATGGAAAAGTAGATGCTTTTGGTATGGGAGGCATAGATTTACATCTTTTCGCAGGAGAAAAAAAGTATATGCTCCGAGATGCAAAAAAACTTAAAGATGCTGCCAAACAAACTCCGATTGTTGATGGTAGTGGTCTAAAGAATACATTGGAAAGAAAAACAATAGAATATTTAGATAATCAATTACATATAAATTTAAGTAATAAAAAGGTTTTGTTAGTTTGTGGTGTAGATCGCTTTGGGATGGCTAAGTCTTTAGAACAATTTGGCGCAAAGGTCATTTATGGAGATTTAATTTTTGGGCTAGGCCTTCCTATCCCAATAAAATCACTTAAAAATTTGGAAAGCTTAGCAAAGATAGTAATTCCATTAATAAGTCAGTTGCCCTTTGAATATTTATATCCAACAGGAAAGCAACAAGAAAGAATTATTAATAAATTTGGAGAATATTATCAGGATGCAGATATAATAGCAGGTGATTTTCTCTTTATAAAAAAACATTTACCACTAAGATTACAAGATAAGATTATTGTGACAAATACGGTTACCATAAATGATATTGAACTCCTTAAATTAAGGGGTGTAAGTAAATTAATTACTACTACTCCAGATTTTCAGGGAAGATCTTTTGGAACTAATGTTTTAGAAGCCATTTTTGTAGCTTTGAAAGAAACAAATCATGAATTATCAACAGAAGAATATTTTAAAATATTAAATAGAGTAGAATTAAATCCACGAGTAATTGAGTTTGCAAAAGAAAAATTAGCTTAG
- the oadA gene encoding sodium-extruding oxaloacetate decarboxylase subunit alpha, translating to MKQTKRLIGITDTTLRDSHQSLLATRMKTEDMLPIAEKMDNIGFHSLEVWGGATFDSCMRFLNEDPWERLKVLREAFKKTKLQMLLRGQNLLGYKHYADDVVDEFVKKTCEYGMDIFRVFDALNDIRNMQRAMAAVKKNGKHVQGTISYTTGTIYDIDYYVKFGKELKDSGADSICIKDMAGLLSPTGAFDLVKALKNELKLPIQMHTHYTSGMGSMMYLKAIEAGADVIDTANSALALGTSQPATETMVAVLNEGAYTTGINLEDLVPLSEYFKRIRQNYAEFDVYKSGVDVNILRYQVPGGMLSNFITQLTEQNALDKLDDCLAEVPRVREDFGYPPLVTPSSQIVGSQAALNVLLGERYKMCTNEVKNYMRGLYGRPPGKVNEDIRKKIIGDEQPITVRPADLIEPELEKSKLLYPEADTTEKLLMYILFPQVAKDFFAKDNLKASPEIKNNNTNDLKEKAKIENSPKILDCSSNTSSFAGQSFAKRLKTKNNINLNTSTNSTLNNGEIHKLSVKFEGKTYELEVEKIETIISPKETFNKAEDNKEIQEDRKVESNHKIPLTRKGVGDNIVNSPMPGKILKILKSQGEKVQQGEKVLILEAMKMENEILAPCDGVIENINVVEGVAVNSGEELFSIV from the coding sequence TTGAAGCAAACAAAACGCCTAATAGGAATTACTGATACTACGTTAAGAGATAGTCATCAGTCGTTATTAGCAACTAGAATGAAAACAGAAGATATGTTACCTATTGCTGAAAAGATGGATAATATAGGGTTTCACTCTTTAGAAGTATGGGGAGGGGCTACCTTTGATTCCTGTATGCGTTTTTTAAATGAAGATCCCTGGGAGAGACTTAAGGTTTTACGTGAAGCATTTAAAAAAACTAAACTACAAATGCTTTTAAGGGGTCAAAACTTATTAGGCTATAAGCATTATGCTGATGATGTAGTCGATGAGTTTGTGAAGAAAACTTGTGAATATGGAATGGATATTTTTAGAGTCTTCGATGCTTTAAATGATATTAGAAATATGCAAAGAGCTATGGCAGCTGTTAAGAAGAATGGTAAGCATGTCCAAGGAACAATTAGTTATACGACGGGAACCATTTATGATATAGATTATTATGTGAAGTTTGGAAAAGAATTAAAAGATAGTGGAGCAGATTCGATTTGTATTAAAGATATGGCAGGGCTATTATCACCTACTGGAGCATTTGATTTAGTCAAAGCCTTAAAAAATGAATTAAAGTTACCTATCCAAATGCATACACACTATACAAGTGGTATGGGCTCTATGATGTATTTAAAGGCTATTGAGGCAGGTGCTGATGTAATTGATACGGCTAATTCGGCCCTTGCCTTAGGAACTTCTCAGCCTGCAACTGAAACTATGGTGGCAGTATTAAATGAGGGAGCATATACAACCGGTATAAATTTAGAAGACTTAGTACCTTTATCAGAATATTTTAAAAGGATAAGACAAAACTATGCCGAATTTGATGTGTATAAATCAGGTGTAGATGTTAATATTCTTAGATATCAAGTACCAGGCGGAATGTTATCAAACTTTATAACTCAATTAACAGAACAAAATGCTTTAGATAAGTTAGATGATTGTTTAGCAGAAGTGCCGAGAGTAAGGGAGGATTTTGGTTATCCACCGTTAGTAACGCCTTCTAGCCAAATAGTTGGTTCGCAAGCAGCCCTAAATGTATTATTAGGTGAACGTTATAAAATGTGTACAAATGAGGTTAAAAACTATATGCGAGGTTTATATGGTAGACCTCCAGGTAAGGTTAATGAAGATATTAGAAAGAAAATCATCGGTGATGAACAGCCAATTACTGTGCGTCCTGCTGATTTAATTGAACCAGAGTTAGAAAAGTCAAAACTGCTTTATCCTGAGGCAGATACAACTGAAAAACTACTTATGTATATTTTATTTCCACAGGTTGCTAAAGATTTCTTTGCAAAAGATAATCTTAAAGCTAGTCCGGAAATTAAAAATAATAATACCAACGACCTTAAAGAAAAGGCTAAAATTGAAAATAGCCCGAAGATATTAGATTGTAGTTCTAATACTAGTTCATTTGCAGGGCAGAGCTTTGCCAAAAGATTAAAAACTAAAAACAATATTAATTTAAATACTAGTACAAATAGTACTTTAAATAATGGAGAAATTCATAAACTAAGCGTTAAATTTGAAGGCAAGACATATGAATTAGAGGTTGAAAAAATTGAGACTATTATTTCTCCAAAGGAAACCTTTAATAAAGCAGAAGATAATAAAGAGATCCAAGAGGACAGAAAAGTAGAAAGTAATCACAAAATACCTCTGACCAGGAAAGGTGTAGGGGATAACATAGTAAATTCCCCGATGCCTGGCAAAATCTTAAAAATATTAAAATCACAAGGTGAAAAAGTACAACAAGGTGAAAAGGTGTTAATCCTAGAAGCAATGAAAATGGAAAATGAAATTTTAGCACCGTGTGATGGAGTAATAGAAAATATAAATGTAGTAGAAGGTGTAGCTGTAAATTCTGGAGAAGAATTGTTTTCTATTGTATAA
- a CDS encoding glyceraldehyde-3-phosphate dehydrogenase has translation MVTRIAINGFGRIGRLCLREAIKRSDLEVVAVNSTGDPKTSAHLLKYDSTHGIYDGEIKYTDNSLIIDGKEVKLLSDRDPSKMPWKDLKIDIVLEATGKFNSKEAASVHLEAGAKKVVISAPAKNADATIVMGVNEDSYDAEKHTIISNASCTTNCLAPIVKVLHDNLTIKTGLMTTVHAFTNDQKNLDNRHKDLRRARGCVQSIIPTTTGAAAAVTLVIPELEGKLNGMALRVPTPDVSLVDLVVEFEEKITKENINDLLKEASLTNMKNVMAYCDEPLVSIDFTGNPHSTIIDALSTMVVGDYTAKIIAWYDNEWGYSCRVIDLVSHVGQQLCSANARLAV, from the coding sequence ATGGTTACACGTATTGCAATTAATGGTTTTGGTCGTATTGGTCGTCTTTGTTTAAGAGAAGCTATCAAAAGATCTGATTTAGAGGTTGTTGCGGTTAATAGTACTGGAGATCCTAAAACAAGTGCTCATTTATTAAAGTACGATTCTACACATGGTATCTATGATGGGGAAATTAAGTACACTGATAATAGCTTAATCATAGACGGAAAAGAAGTAAAACTTTTATCAGATCGTGATCCTTCAAAAATGCCTTGGAAAGATTTAAAAATTGATATCGTTTTAGAAGCAACTGGTAAATTCAATTCTAAAGAAGCAGCTTCCGTTCATTTAGAAGCTGGAGCGAAAAAGGTCGTTATATCAGCACCAGCTAAAAATGCAGATGCAACTATAGTAATGGGTGTAAATGAAGATAGTTATGATGCTGAAAAACACACTATCATTTCAAATGCATCATGTACGACTAATTGCTTAGCACCTATAGTTAAAGTTTTACATGATAACTTAACTATAAAAACAGGTCTTATGACTACTGTTCATGCTTTTACAAATGATCAAAAGAACCTTGATAATAGACATAAAGATTTACGCAGAGCTCGTGGTTGTGTACAATCAATTATCCCTACTACTACTGGTGCAGCAGCTGCTGTTACTTTAGTAATACCTGAACTTGAAGGAAAATTAAATGGTATGGCTCTTAGAGTACCGACTCCAGATGTTTCTCTAGTTGACTTAGTAGTAGAATTCGAAGAAAAAATTACTAAAGAAAATATTAATGATTTATTAAAAGAAGCTTCATTAACAAATATGAAAAATGTTATGGCTTATTGTGACGAACCACTTGTTTCAATTGATTTTACAGGTAATCCACATTCAACTATTATTGATGCATTATCAACAATGGTTGTAGGAGATTATACTGCTAAAATAATTGCTTGGTATGATAATGAGTGGGGCTATAGCTGTCGTGTTATAGATTTAGTTTCTCATGTTGGTCAACAATTATGTTCTGCTAATGCAAGATTAGCTGTATAA